One window of the Eucalyptus grandis isolate ANBG69807.140 chromosome 8, ASM1654582v1, whole genome shotgun sequence genome contains the following:
- the LOC104414724 gene encoding trafficking protein particle complex subunit 1, translating into MQFFGGSDVSPSPPAPTAGGHNANVMYMFNRNGVCLFYREWNRPLRTLNPQQDHKLMFGLLFSLKSLTAKMDPTGADKRNLGVPQLPGQGCSFHSFRTNTYKLSFMESPSGIKIILVTHPRTGDLREALKYIYSLYVEYVAKNPLYDPGTPIRCDLFNTNLDLYVRSIS; encoded by the exons ATGCAGTTCTTCGGGGGCTCCGACGTCAGCCCGTCGCCGCCGGCGCCGACGGCGGGGGGGCACAACGCGAACGTGATGTACATGTTCAACCGGAACGGGGTGTGCCTGTTCTACCGGGAGTGGAACCGCCCCCTCCGGACCCTGAATCCGCAGCAGGACCACAAGCTCATGTTCGGCCTCCTCTTCTCCCTCAAATCCCTCACCGCCAAGATGGACCCCACCGG TGCAGACAAAAGAAATCTTGGGGTGCCGCAGTTACCAGGCCAGGGTTGTTCATTTCACAGTTTCCGCACTAACACATACAAACTTAGTTTCATGGAAAGTCCTTCTGGTATAAAG ATAATCTTGGTTACGCATCCTAGGACTGGTGATCTACGGGAAGCTTTGAAGTATATATACAGTCTATATGTTGAATATGTGGCTAAAAACCCTCTCTATGATCCAGGAACTCCTATCAG gtGTGACCTTTTCAATACAAATCTTGACCTATATGTAAGGAGCATTTCGTAA